The following DNA comes from Rhinolophus sinicus isolate RSC01 linkage group LG06, ASM3656204v1, whole genome shotgun sequence.
GAGCATTGCATGGGCTCAGGTGTGACTGCAGTATGGCCTGCAGTACAGGCAGCTAAGAGTGTTCCTTAGGACCCCTGCTTAGTGAGGGCCAGACATGACCAACAGCTGACTATGATGACAGGCCAGCAGGTGGCCCAGGAGAGGGACAAGGGGACAGAAAGGTGCATCTGAGGCCTGAAGGATAGCCCGGTGTTGCTTTCCCAGACTACTTGGAATTGGGGGTGAGCTAACCAGGCGgaagcctgggcctgggcctcctGTCAGAGTgaccagcccctcccctgccgcCTCCCAGCAACCCAAGGGCAAGTATTAGGAGCACGGGaactgaggcttttttttttttttaactattttttaaaattcagatataattcacataacataaaatccaTCGTTTTAAAGTGTACAGTCCAGTGGGTTTTAGTACATTCATCATGTTGTGTAACCTTCAccactacctaattccagaacacttccgtctcccccaaaagaaaccccattagcagtcactcccctttcctcccccaggctctggcaaccactaatctgctttctgtctctgaagatttgcctgttctggatgtttcatataaatggaatcatataatgtgtgGCCTTCTGTGACTTTCTCTttgcacttagcacaatgctttcAGGGTTCATCATattgtgacatatatatatatatacatcactGCTGTATTCCATTTTAAGGTCGAGCAGTATTCCATCGTAAGGACAGACCACATTTCGGTTATCCATCATGTGCTGGTGGGTGAGGCCTGACTTTGGACGTTTGGCCAAGTTCCTAAAGCCAGCACAAGGCAGGGCTGGGACCAAACTTCTGAGCAGCCACCTGCTGGCCACCCTCGCATTTGGGGACAGAGCCTTGGGGGGCAGGCACAGACTTCCTCTGGTCTTTCTGGTGTGGACCCGACCTATGGTCGGGTCCTCCGGGGTGGCGTGCCTTCCTGCAGGGAGCAGTGACAGCCCCCAGCAGTGAGAGCCCTCCACTCTGGATTCTGGGGCAGGAGGCACTGGCCTTCTGCCTTCTGGGGAAGCAGGGCCAGGAGGCCTGACGGGCTCTGGGTCACCATGTCCCTGTCTTTCAGCATCCGCAGTGTCATGCAGAAGTACCTGGAGGACCGGGGTGAGGTGACCTTTGAGAAGATCTTCTCCCAGAAGCTGGGTGAGTACAGTGGGGGTGCTGCCAGCCTCAAGGACTTCCCACCTCTGGCCcagctgcccaggcctggggcatGGGGGCAGGAGGATCCTGAGGCCCCCACCCCAACTAGCTCCCAGGAGGTTTGGCCTCCCTTCCACTGGGGCAGGGCAGCCCGCAAGCCTCTGAGTGGCAGTAGGGCTGTGACCTGTTgtgcctcccagcccctggctgtGGGCCTAGGTTGCCCTGTGAAGGGGGTGGCGGCCCAGCAGTCTTCCAGGGCCGCCCGGGGAAGTTCCTcctttggggtttttgtttttgtgagttGCAGCTTCCCCTTGGCCCAGGCACAGCTGCTCAGGGCCGTTGGTAGAACTGACAGGAAGGGGCGGGGCCCTTCCTGTGGCGCCTGCCGTGCTGTGGtcggcccacccccaccccaacccacccccacccccactggcccTCTTTGTGAGCAACCTGCTTTGGGCAGGCTTGGTCCTCCATTCCTTTTCCTCCAGTGCCTGGTGCCTCTTGTCAGAGTGGGGACATGGCCCATAGGGCAGGGTTGGGACAGGTCTCAGGGAAGCCGGCTGTAGCGACACACGGTCTGATTTGGGCTCCATTTGGCCTTACGGAGAATAGGAGCTCAGCTCTGAAGTGGGaatggcctggcctggcctgctgGGATCAGGTTTTGGAGGTCAGATTTAGGGAGTTAGTGTGTCAGGAAGCACACAGCTTGGGTCCTCCCTTgcctgtgctgtgtgaccttgggcacgttGCTTTACCTCTGAGCCTGCTGGTGAATCACCTGGGAACTAGGACTCAGGCCTGTTGGAGGACCAGGTGACACGGTGCCAGTGAAAGCCCCTTGTCTACTCGGAAGCCCTGGTCATGAGTTACTCAAAGGCACAATATTGAAGGGCCAGGCCTCCGTTACCGGAAGTGATGGCTGCGAGCTCTGGCAGAAGTGCCCAGGCAGTGATGACAGTGCCCCAAAGAGGCACGGAAAGCCACCCAACATAAACTGGTCACCCAAGTTGGGCTGGAGGGCTCAGGGACCGCCCTTACTTCTGCTTTGCCCTCTAGGGCTGCTCTGGGGCTAGGCCTCAGGCCTCCCTGGGAGGAGTGAGGCCTGGCCTATCTGGGGTGTCCTGTGAGCCCTTCCCATAGCCTGTCTcacttcttcccttccccagtGGCCCATGCCCTTCAAGGGCCCACTCCCCGGCCTGTCCTTCCCAGGACCTGCCACTGGGTAGAAGAGCCCCATGTTCTCATGCCTGCCACATACTGCCTGCCTAgaggcctccctgagcctcagtttccccaactggacctgccctccctgtctccctgttTCTCAGGGCTGCTGAGAGAATCAGCCAGATGATGAGGTTGTGTGGTCCAGGGAGAGGGGCGTTGCTCCGTTGGAAGCTGCCTTCCTCCCCATGCTGTAGCTCTGGCCTGGCCCAGTGGATCTCACTACACCTGCACAGCCCGCTTGGTGGGGTGTCACCCTCTCAGGACGTGCAGGCCCCAGACTGCAGTGAGAGGGTAGCGAGCCCAGGCCTCTACCGTCATTTTCCAGCCACCATCTGAGGAAGCAGATTCTGGGAGGGGTAGAAACTGGGTGCCCTGACCCTGAATCCAAGAATCTTCAGTTGGTGGCAGCCTGTGAGGCCACCTTGCCCAGCCCCCGCCTGGGTCAGAGACCACCTCTGCCACCTCCTTGGCCAGTTCGGCCTGGGGAGCCGCAAGCCCACACCACCCACCATGACAGCAAGGCCTCGAGGTGTGGCTCAGTGCAACTCAATGCTTGCTTTCAGGGTACCTGCTCTTCCGCGATTTCTGCCTGAAACACCTGGAGGAGGCTAAGCCCTTGGTGGAGTTCTATGAGGAGGTAAGGCCGGTCCTTGCTCTGCCTGGAGAAAGGTAGGAGGTTGGGGCTGCTTCTGTTGAATCTACAAGATGCCTGGCATTGGCACCCCCAGACCCTGCTGGGAGGAAGGTTACCTGTGGGGATCTCGTCCTCTAGATCAAGAAATACGAGAAGCTGGAGACGGAGGAGGAGCGTGTGACCTACAGCAAAGAGATCTTCGACACCTACATCATGAAGGAGCTGCTGGCCTGCTCGCACGTGAGTGTCCCGGACCCGCCTGCCAGCCCAGAGCCACCTGGGCATAGGGAAGGGAGGATGGCGCCCTGCGGAGAGCTCACAGCCACCTCTGTCTTCCCTAGCCCTTCTCGAAAAGTGCCACTGAACATGTCCAGGGCCACCTGATGAAGAGGCAGGTGCCTCCAGATCTCTTCCAGGTGTGTGCTGAGCTTATTCCCCACTGCCTCCCGGCCCAGCCAGGGTCACCTTCGGCCCTGGTCAAGGAGTCTGGTTGGCTCCCACTCTGGCGCAGTCACCAACCCCTACCTTCCTCCCTTAGCCGTACATCGAAGAGATTTGTCAAAACCTCCGAGGGGATGTGTTCCAGAAATTCATCGAGAGGTGAGAGCAGGGTGCAAGCAGGAaaggtgggggaggcagaggccGTCCTGGGGAGGGGTATGGATGGTGGAGGTGCTTTAGGCCCTGGGCAGGGGGCACCCGGGCTTGTCTGCTCCTCAGGCAGGAACTCCTGAGAGGTTAGGCAGGCCCAGTCATCCCCTCCTCCACACTCCCGCTCCAACCTTCTGAGTACCGGGCACCTACAAGCCTGTCCCCGCTGATTCTCCAGGGAACAAGGGACCTATGCACCTTTCCCTCCCATAGACTGTCTAGCATCTTGCTGGGCCCACCTGGGCTGAGAAGTGTCAGGGGGTGGTAGGGGCGGGCACAAGAGGACACACTGCCCCCTCTTCAGGCCCTCATGGCCAGAGCCCACCTGGTTGGGTGGGGGTTGTAGACAGATTTCAGCCTGATGGAAGGAACAGCTTTCTTGGGGTCCCAGCTCCCTAGCCATGGCGTGGGAGTTTTCACAGGGAGTGAGTGCTGTGTCACTGGAGGTATGCAAGCAGGGATGAGACGAGCATTGTCAAGAATATGGCAGCAGCAATTGTAGGTCAGCCTGGAAGACGAACTCTCTAAGCTTATCTGATTTCAGCAGGAACCCAAAGATCAGTGGCCAGGGCCTGCTCAGGCCAGTGTTCAGGGTAGGGTCCCAGCTCCGGATGGCACTGTTCCTGGGCAGTCCCAGAAGAGCACACCGAGGCCTAGGATCCCCGGGAATGGCcgtggggtggggcaggctccCGCCCAGCATCATTCCACTTACTTTCTAAGGCTCATCTGAGCCCGGGTTCTCCTCTTACAGTGAAAAATTCACACGATTTTGCCAATGGAAGAACGTGGAGCTCAACATCCATGTGAGTGGGCTGGGTGGGCACGGAGAGCTGGGCTCCCTGCTGTTGCTCCCCAGGGAGCTGGCCCCGGGCTTGGCCAGGGCTGGAGAGGTCCGGAGAGTCTGCCCTCCACCCCTGGTGCGGCAGCTGTGGGGTCAGTGCCAGGATCCCCGTGGGGGTGGCTCCGGGCATGTAAGCATGAGGTGAGGGTGGCCCTGCATAAGAGGCCCAGGCCGCCTGCAGTGACCCCACTTGTTGCCGCCCCCACAGCTGACCATGAACGACTTCAGCGTGCATCGCATCATCGGGCGAGGGGGCTTTGGCGAGGTCTATGGGTGCCGGAAGGCCGACACGGGCAAGATGTGAGCACCTGCTCAGCCGGCAGCGTTGGGTGGGATGCCTGAGGGAAGGGAGGGCCTCTGAGGGTGCCTTGAAGGCATGGACGTCCATGGGAGAATGGTGAGGGGGACCAGGGGCCCAGGAGCCAGGTGGCAGGGGCCTGAAAGGGCTGTTCTCTGCAAAGGGCCGTGTGCCCACCATTCACTTCCCACCACTGtctcactgccccccccccccccgtctttCTTGTGCTATTACACCCCGCCCCTAGAGCCCCCAACCCGCCAGCACTttctcctgccctctctctgtctcagtgTGTCATAAGTTTGTCGTGGTGTCTTCCCAAAAAGACCCCTGGGGACCCCCGACCCTGGGCCCCAGAGCAGCCCTGGGCTCTGCACTGCAGGTGCCAGtggactgactgactgactgaccgcccccccccccccaggtacGCCATGAAGTGTCTGGACAAAAAGCGCATCAAGATGAAGCAGGGGGAGACCCTGGCCCTCAACGAGCGCATCATGCTGTCCCTCGTCAGCACCGGGGTGAGCTGGGCGGGCGGGCTGGCCCCCGGAGCAGCCTCTGGCTCTGGAACATTGGGCAGCCTCTGCTGACCTCCCTTCTGTCGCCTCCCAGGACTGCCCGTTCATCGTCTGCATGTCCTACGCATTCCACACTCCCGACAAGCTCAGCTTCATCCTCGATCTCATGAACGGTGAGTGTGTGGCCTGGCCCCCGGTGGACCacggggctgggggcggggctggggcggggctggaggcagggggcTGAGTGCCCCGCGGGGCTGCCTCCCTCAGGCGGGGACCTGCACTACCACCTGTCCCAGCACGGGGTCTTCTCCGAGGCCGACATGCGCTTCTACGCAGCGGAGATCATTCTGGGCCTAGAGCACATGCACAGCCGCTTCGTTGTCTACAGGGACCTGAAGGTGAGGTGTGAAGGCCTGTCCCTCCTCTCCCACGGGAGTGGTGTTCCCTGGACAGGGCCAGCCGGCTCCCactgctccctccttcccactgAGCCATTTTCTGGATTCAGGCTGATTggcggggggtgggtgggtgggggtgatcAATGCCTGGGGCCTTGTCCCTGGACACCTGTAACCCTCTAGAGTGAAGGCAGTGACCCACCTGGCATCTTGCCTGACTGGGCCCTGTCCCGAGCCACCCCGGGGGGCAGCTCACTGGGCTTCCTCCACAGCCAGCCAATATCCTGCTGGACGAGCATGGCCACGTGCGCATCTCAGACCTGGGCCTAGCCTGCGACTTCTCCAAGAAGAAGCCCCACGCCAGCGTGTGAGTgcctcagcccccaccctcccttccaGAACCCTCTGCCAAACCTGCTCATGGCTTCCTTGCTTCCACAGGGGCACCCACGGGTACATGGCCCCTGAGGTTCTGCAGAAGGGCGTGGCCTATGACAGCAGTGCCGACTGGTTTTCCCTGGGCTGCATGCTCTTCAAGCTGCTGCGGGGGTGAGTGGCTGTCCCAGGAGGGCTGGTAGGACAGGACAAAGCAGCTCTTTCCCAGACTAGGTTGGAGCCTGGGGGAGGAGCCTACAGCTGCCTGGGTATTATAGTGGCACCACACCTGGCTTTGGACAAGGGTCATCCATGtggcctgcctcagtttcctgattccTGTCCTCTGACCTTGGCCTCTCTTGCCTAGGCACAGCCCCTTCCGGCAGCACAAGACCAAAGACAAGCATGAGATTGACCGCATGACATTGACAATGGTAAGTGTAGGCTTCCAGCCCAGGGATGCTGGGTGGAGTCCGTGGGGAGCcacagtggggctggggtctcctGTGGGTTTCAGGGTCACGGACTCTTGGTTCTCGCCAACTAGCAGTGATCTTGGGCGGCTCATCCCCACTCTGGCCTCCTGCCCCGTAGGCTCCCCCTCCCTGTGTTGTCAGAGCAAACATGCCTGTTTGGGTGACTTAGGAAGCTGGGCCCTGTGTCTCCTGCCGGGGGCTGGCCatccccctcccaccaccccaagCAGCCTCAGGAGCCCCAGAGCTATGATGGGGCCAGGGGCCCTTCCTTGGCCCCTGCCAACgtctccctccttcctgcaggCCGTGGAGCTGCCTGACTCCTTCTCCCCCGAGCTTCGTTCCTTGCTGGAGGGGCTACTGCAGAGGGACGTCAACCGGAGACTGGGCTGCCTGGGCcgagggtgagtgcctgggaccGGGGCCACTGTCCCAGGCCTTGcctcccagccaggccctgggccctCGGGCGTGCTGCAGTGTCCAGGCCTCTGCCTGTGCCCCCCTGAGGACAATCACGGAAACTCCCTCCATGGTCCCAGCCTCCTTTGAGGAGCTCACAGGTTGGGGCACAGCCAGCCCCGTCCAGTGTCCTCAGGGTGTAGCTATTGGAGTCGGCTGGGGACTGGCTTCCGGAGGGGCCATTGTAGCCAGTATGGTGATGACAATGATGAAAGAAGctttttatgtttatgaaaaatttactaagtgccaggcatgaTGTTGCAAGATTTACAATGTTAAAACTCACAACAGCCCTACGACATGGGAATTGCAGttctccccattttagagatgaggaaactgagctcaggtttaaggaacttgcccaaggtcacagagccagagagtGGCTAAACCAGCAGTTAGCTTGCGCCACCTGCCCCACGGCCCAGACTAAGCCCCAGCCTGGATGACCTGCATCTCTCTCCAGGGCCCAGGAGGTGAAGGAGAGCCCTTTCTTCCGCTCCCTGGACTGGCAGATGGTCTTCCTGCAGAAGGTAACTGTGGGGACCAGGGCTGGTGGGGCGTCCTGCAGCCCTGGCCCCGTGCTGATGCCCAGCCCGTTCTGCCACAGTACCCTCCCCCGCTGATCCCCCCACGAGGAGAGGTGAACGCCGCCGATGCCTTTGACATTGGCTCCTTTGATGAGGAGGACACAAAAGGAATCAAGGTGCTGGGCCTTTCCTGGCCTCCCCCACCTGAGCCCTGAGCTCGTCCTGGGGGTGTCCTcgtcccttctctgcctctttgagATCCTTCACCAGCCATATCAGCTGCTGGGCCTCAGGTTTCTTCTCCCCAAATGTTCCCGGGGGAGGTGGGGGTTGGACCAGACCACCCTGCTGGGGGCCCTGGGGCCACACAGGCTTGTGGTGACGAATGTCCCTGCCCCATTCCCACATTCCCACGGTGCAGTTACTGGACAGCGACCAGGAGCTCTACCGTAACTTCCCCCTCACCATCTCCGAGCGGTGGCAGCAGGAGGTGGCAGAGACCGTCTTTGACACCATCAATGCTGAGACGGACCGGCTGGAGACCCgcaagaaaaccaaaaacaagcaGCTGGGCCATGAGGAAGGTGAGCGTCCTTGGCTGCTGTGGGAGCACACTGTCCGCTTTAGAGATGAGAAACAGGCTTGGGTTTCAGGAACCCAGCCAAGGTCACGGCCAGAGAGCAGccgaaccaggattcaaacccttGGCGGggtctctcttgctctcttgcgGCAGACTACGCCCTGGGCAAGGACTGCATCATGCACGGCTACATGTCCAAGATGGGCAACCCCTTCCTGACCCAGTGGCAGCGGCGGTACTTCTATCTGTTCCCCAACCGGCTCGAGTGGCGGGGCGAGGGCGAGGCCCCGGTAAGGAGGGGGCCGGGGCATGGGGCTGGGCCAGCTGGCAGGGCCTGTCCAGTGTCCTCAcggcccctgcctgcccctccctgccctgcagcAGAGCCTGCTGACCATGGAGGAGATCCAGTCGGTGGAGGAGACGCAGATCAAGGAGCGCAAGTGCCTCCTTCTCAAGATCCGAGGCGGTAAACAGTTCGTCCTGCAGTGCGACGTGAGTGGGGGCCTGGGGGGCCTGCAGGCAGGggcggtgtggggacagagtggcCTTTGGGGCACCCAGGCCCCACCTAACAGACCCCGCGACGTGTGCAGAGCGACCCAGAGCTGGTGCAGTGGAAGAAGGAGCTGCGTGACGCGTACCGCGAGGCCCAGCAGCTGGTACAGCGGGTGCCCAAGATGAAAAACAAGGCGCGCTCGCCCGTGGTGGAGCTCAGCAAGGTGCCGCTGGTCCAGCGCGGCAGCGCCAACGGCCTCTGACCCCCCCACCTGCCCGCCCGCCTTTTATAAACCTCTAATTTATTTTGtcgaatttttattatttgttttcccgCAAAGCggaaaaggttttattttgtaattattgtgATTTCCTGTGGCCCCAGCCCCCACTTGCCTTGGCTCCTGCTGCCACCAACCTAGCCACTGTCCAGCCCCTCTCAGCCCTGACCCCCTCAGGGTCACCCGCTCCCAGTGTCTTCCTGTGGGGGGAGAGCAGCAGCCCCCCCGCCCCTTCCCGGGGATGATGCCACCTCCGGCCCTATGGGCTGTGCTCTGTCCCCACGGCACAGCTGGGTGGCCCAGCATCCCTCACCGCAGGGGAGGCCGCAGCATGGGAATACTACCTGAATTTTCCCACCACGACCCCTCCTGTGACAGGGACATAACCCTGCACTGTCCTGCCTCCAGCCAGTTGGTGAAGAAGGAGCCCATTGTCTCCTTGACCCCAGGACCTCCCGTGGTGACTTAGACTCCTGCACCCTCACTTGGGAAGAGTCCTTGTGTCACTAGCTGCCTCCATTCTCACCTTCCGTGGACACTGTGGGGCTCGGCCAGGAGGGTGGCGTTGGCAGTAGGTGCTGCTGCCATCACTGCAGCCCCCCTCTTCCACCCAAGCACCCGGGCTCAGAGACCACAGAAAGGCAACTTCGGGTTGTGCCACATGCTAGCCTGCCCTGAGGTCCCCAGGCTCCTGGACTGGGCAAGGCCTTGTCTGCCCAGGACTGCAGGGGCCAGTCGGGGTGGGCTGGCAGCACAGTGAGAGGGGCCAGGGGGGCCAGCCCTAGCCACTCCAGGCCAGTCAGTGTGCCCCTCGGGCTATCCAGCCCCAGTCCCACGTCCCGTCAGTGCCACCACCCACAGGGCGCCACCTCGCCCACCGCATGCCCCCTCGTGCCAGTCGCGCTGCCGTGTGGTGTCGCACCCTCTCCCCCTGGGGCTGGGTTCGCAtaccctcccctcccatctactCACTCCCCGGGGCGTTTCTTTGCCGATTTTTGAATGTGATTTTAAAGAGTGGAAAATGAGACTATGcgtttttataaaaaaaatggtGCCTGACTCCTTGGCTGTGTCAGACTCTTTTGTGTCCAATGACCATTTTCAGCCACTGTTGGGCTAGGGCCTCAGGGGCGAGGGTCTTGGTGGCGCCAGCTCCCCTCCACCAACACAGCAGGCATCCAGGGCCAGCCTctccagggtggggtggggggagcccaCTCCCCGTCTCCTACCCCACCACTTCTTCCTCCTacctggggggcaggggcagaggagtCTTCTGTCCACTGCCCAAGGGAGCAGGAGGAGGTGCCTTCAGTTTGGTGCTTGGTATCACATTTGCACTGAGCACCCTGGCTTGCCAGGCACATGAGGACACCACACATGGACAGTTAGGTCTCTGCCCTCAGGGCCATAGTGAGCCTTTGGGCCCTTAGGCTGTCTCTGGCTTTggcctcccctctgctcccccagTAGGAGGCCTGAGGGAGTCCCCAGATCAGGCCTCTCATACCCAGAGACTCTGGTCTACTTCCTTTTTCCCTTATCCCTGCCCTGTAGACCCCTTGGGTGGTGTCCATTGCGACCCCATGTAGGGCTCtgctgggcagggctgaggggcTCACAGCCAAAGCACCGTGTGGCAAATGGAGAAGGAAGGCTGCTGGGGGTGGAGGCTAAGGAGTCTTGGAGGAAAAGGCCTTCGAACTGGGCCTCTAGCAttgggagggggaggtggggatgTTTCTGATGCAGGGAAGGGCCAGGCAGTCAGGAGTGGCTCAGGTTGGCAGGAGCACTGGGAAGGAGCCAGGCCTGGGAGTCCCGGAATGCCAGGCTCCACTTGGCCCAGGGCCCAGTGCTCACTTAGTGCAGAATGAAGATGGGAGTGGACGTGAAGACTGAACTTGGATAGGCTCTGGGGAGGTTCTTGAAGGCTCTGGACAGGCTGAGAGCTGGCTGTAGAACAAGTTGCTGATTACTAAGTGCAGAATGTGTGGAGGAAGGTGGAGAGTAGGAGGCAGGGAGACAGCTTCGGGGCCACTGTTTCTGTCCAGGGAAGCAGATGTCATAATGACGGTGGTAGAGGAAGAGATGCAAAGAGGCCAGATGGGAAGAACCCAGCCCACCAGCAAAGGGTGGGACTTGGGGACGAGAAAGAGATGGGAGTCCAAGATGGCACCTGGGAAAGTCGGTGGTACCATTCAGAATCACAACCAGAGCTGGCCTGAGGGGAAGAGGGTGAGCGTGGCCGGATCTGTTTTTGGACATGCTGATGGGATAACATGGGACACGGTGCAGAGATGTCCCAAGGGAAGCTGAAATGGGTCGTGGAGGTGGCATCAGGGTCGACGGTGGAAACAGATAGGCTTTCAACCAGGAAGAAGCTCGACTTGGGGAGGGAGAGAGTCCCTGGAAAAGGGGTGAGAAGACAATGGAATTAGAAATCTAAGGCCAGTGAGGAGTTGTGTTCATAACTAGAAATCAGGAGAGGCTGGGCCTGAGATTCCTGTTAAATGGGTGAAGAGGGTGTGGGGGAAAGGGCAGCCCCTTTAAGACATGGTGGCGGCTAGCAACAGCTGCAGCAGTGGCAGCCAGCAGGGCCTGACTGTAGAGTTGTGGCTATTCAGAGGCCTTTGAGCTGCTATTAAACCCAAGGATATTACAATGCCCTGATAACACCGCAGGGTGGGGTGGCAAAGTGATCCCAGATAGCATAGGCGTTACACGGCCACAGTGAGAGGGCAGGGTGAAAATGACAACCAGCCTCCCAGCCCAGAGACTCAACTCAAACTTCTAGATCAAACTATCTGGTCGTTTTGCAAATACGAGATCAGAGGGTCAGCTTTGGCCAAGCCTCATGGCTGCCTCATTACCCAACAAAACCAGGACCAGACTCCAGGTTAAGGCCAGGGCAACAACACCAGCGCTCAGCCAGCGAGGCCTGCACCCTGGTTCCTGTGTGGGTGGAGAGGCCGGCCCTGATTTCGAAAGTCTCCTTCCTTTCCTGACACTGGCAGCAAAGTGCAGCCTCTGCAAAAGGAATCCACGCGGTGGGTGAAAGCCCTTCACGATGGCCTCCTCCACCAGGAAAGGTCTAGAGCCAGCCAGGCCTGCTCCCTACACTCCCCAATACTCCTGTCCCTGACTCCAGGGCCCTTGGGGGGCGGCCTCCCCGCATGGCTGAGCCCAGACAACGACCCAGGTCCCTGGGGAGGGTGCTTCATGATTTGCTGGCCAGGCGTCTCGAAGTGATGGGGAGGGAGCCAGCTCCTACCACCTCACCCGCACACACAGGCATAGTCGGTACCCGCGGGGCCCAGGGTAGGAAGACCGGGGGATGGGCAGGACcgctgaggaaacagagaaacctAGGAACAGCAAAACGTCGGCCCGCTGcgcgcacgcacgcgcacacgcGCGCGCAGGTCCCGGAGGCCCAGTCCCCGCCCCTCGCCAAGCCGCCCCGCCCCGGGACCCCCTCCTTCCCCTGTTGGACCGCCTCAAGGAGGGGTCTGCGCTGGTCTTGGGGCGCCCCCTGCAGGCCGCGGACAGAGCTGTAATCAGGTCCCTCCCTCTGGACCGCCCCCAGGCGACCCTTGTCCGACCGAGACCAAGCGGAGACCGGGTCCTAGCTTCTCCCCTGGTGCGCGTGGTTGCCATGGAGGCTGGGCAGAGCCCCACGCCCACCCTCAGCGCGCGCAGGCCCGGTTGCGGTTGCCATGACTGCGGGAGGCGAGGGGGCACGCGGC
Coding sequences within:
- the GRK2 gene encoding beta-adrenergic receptor kinase 1: MADLEAVLADVSYLMAMEKSKATPAARASKKILLPEPSIRSVMQKYLEDRGEVTFEKIFSQKLGYLLFRDFCLKHLEEAKPLVEFYEEIKKYEKLETEEERVTYSKEIFDTYIMKELLACSHPFSKSATEHVQGHLMKRQVPPDLFQPYIEEICQNLRGDVFQKFIESEKFTRFCQWKNVELNIHLTMNDFSVHRIIGRGGFGEVYGCRKADTGKMYAMKCLDKKRIKMKQGETLALNERIMLSLVSTGDCPFIVCMSYAFHTPDKLSFILDLMNGGDLHYHLSQHGVFSEADMRFYAAEIILGLEHMHSRFVVYRDLKPANILLDEHGHVRISDLGLACDFSKKKPHASVGTHGYMAPEVLQKGVAYDSSADWFSLGCMLFKLLRGHSPFRQHKTKDKHEIDRMTLTMAVELPDSFSPELRSLLEGLLQRDVNRRLGCLGRGAQEVKESPFFRSLDWQMVFLQKYPPPLIPPRGEVNAADAFDIGSFDEEDTKGIKLLDSDQELYRNFPLTISERWQQEVAETVFDTINAETDRLETRKKTKNKQLGHEEDYALGKDCIMHGYMSKMGNPFLTQWQRRYFYLFPNRLEWRGEGEAPQSLLTMEEIQSVEETQIKERKCLLLKIRGGKQFVLQCDSDPELVQWKKELRDAYREAQQLVQRVPKMKNKARSPVVELSKVPLVQRGSANGL